The Labeo rohita strain BAU-BD-2019 chromosome 19, IGBB_LRoh.1.0, whole genome shotgun sequence genome window below encodes:
- the c19h6orf47 gene encoding uncharacterized protein C6orf47 homolog → MTAVVGRVWGWVSPVNLYSSWGSQTKPEKPPTTDIQTKSRWGLWGLTGWVWRGENSKKDQKTITEEFWETQETLKPLEVEELRADVEIDEPAVQSSRWYSRMLPSRYFFWPRWSSSTTLHQRKCAGWNEGTWDSDEVDGQSDYGTPPPSPTPLSQQQSAFQFFSRSWTGQIVPEHYDICFNFLRHLFDLFVVGFLTTVSPPTKFILDVVGVQGTLKLWLHGMAMFLVSSVGMAGLLWVVQEYLLHFAVIYGIVQAMVISVSVRQSEALAEGDDGKGDGGVKEGEEEQADTWEQNEPQQTADESKKGVKQRS, encoded by the coding sequence ATGACCGCAGTCGTAGGGCGAGTTTGGGGGTGGGTCAGTCCTGTGAATCTGTACTCGTCCTGGGGCAGTCAAACCAAACCTGAGAAACCCCCAACAACGGACATTCAGACTAAAAGCAGATGGGGGTTATGGGGACTCACAGGCTGGGTTTGGCGGGGCGAAAACAGCAAAAAGGACCAAAAGACAATCACTGAGGAATTCTGGGAGACCCAGGAGACTTTAAAGCCTTTGGAAGTCGAAGAGCTGAGAGCTGATGTTGAGATCGACGAACCGGCAGTTCAAAGCTCACGCTGGTATAGTCGAATGCTCCCGTCCAGATACTTTTTTTGGCCCCGCTGGTCGTCATCCACCACGCTCCACCAGCGTAAATGTGCTGGGTGGAATGAAGGTACATGGGACAGCGATGAAGTCGACGGGCAGTCGGATTACGGGACGCCCCCGCCGTCTCCCACCCCGCTGTCCCAGCAGCAATCAGCATTCCAGTTCTTCTCTCGCTCGTGGACGGGCCAAATTGTGCCTGAACATTACGATATTTGCTTTAATTTTCTTCGCCACCTCTTTGACTTGTTTGTTGTGGGCTTTCTGACTACCGTATCACCTCCAACCaagtttattttggatgtggtGGGGGTGCAGGGGACCCTGAAGTTGTGGCTCCACGGGATGGCCATGTTTCTAGTGTCGTCTGTTGGGATGGCCGGACTGCTGTGGGTTGTTCAGGAGTACCTGTTGCACTTTGCAGTGATCTATGGTATCGTGCAAGCGATGGTCATCTCTGTCAGCGTACGCCAGAGCGAAGCTTTGGCAGAGGGGGATGATGGGAAAGGCGACGGAGGGGTCAAAGAGGGTGAGGAGGAACAGGCCGACACATGGGAGCAAAATGAGCCACAGCAGACAGCTGACGAAAGCAAGAAAGGAGTTAAACAAAGGAGCTGA